In one window of Microplitis demolitor isolate Queensland-Clemson2020A chromosome 4, iyMicDemo2.1a, whole genome shotgun sequence DNA:
- the LOC103574072 gene encoding N-alpha-acetyltransferase 30 isoform X2, with amino-acid sequence MPIDNSLPDIANMNIKSRLNNKTEDLTEEPLTNGLHNGICNSQKKNSVDHNQLPETQTMETSHLHKLGGEEVACVDSKDNDVEYVSYTNELQMPDIMKLIQKDLSEPYSIYTYRYFIHNWPKLCFLAMHGKECVGAIVCKLDIHRKIIKRGYIAMLAVDIKYRKRKIGSNLVRKAIRAMVEDDADEIVLETEITNRPALRLYENLGFVRDKRLFRYYLNGVDALRLKLWLR; translated from the exons ATGCCAATag ACAATTCACTGCCTGACATTgcaaatatgaatataaaatcacggctaaataataaaaccgaAGATTTAACTGAAGAACCATTAACTAATGGATTACACAATGGTATTTgtaattctcaaaaaaaaaattctgtagaCCACAATCAATTACCTGAAACACAAACGATGGAAACTAGTCATTTACATAAATTGG gTGGAGAAGAGGTAGCATGTGTAGATAGTAAAGATAATGACGTAGAGTACGTGAGTTATACAAATGAACTTCAAATGCCAGATATCATGAAGTTAATTCAAAAAGATCTAAGTGAGCCATATTCTATTTATAcctatagatattttattcataattggCCGAAACTGTGCTTTTTG gcAATGCATGGCAAAGAATGTGTAGGCGCAATTGTCTGTAAACTTGATATCcatcgaaaaattataaaacgtgGTTACATCGCAATGTTAGCAGTAGATATAAAATATAGGAAACGTAAAATAGGCTCAAATTTAGTGAGAAAAGCCATTCGGGCGATGGTCGAAGATGATGCTGATGAAATAGTACTGGAAACGGAAATAACTAATCGACCAGCATTACGACTGTATGAAAATCTTGGATTTGTAAGGGATAAAAGATTATTTCGTTATTATCTAAATGGTGTTGATGCATTAAGACTCAAACTTTGGCTTAgatga
- the LOC103574072 gene encoding N-alpha-acetyltransferase 30 isoform X1 produces the protein MDHERRQNEQVIVGKDKVETISDNSLPDIANMNIKSRLNNKTEDLTEEPLTNGLHNGICNSQKKNSVDHNQLPETQTMETSHLHKLGGEEVACVDSKDNDVEYVSYTNELQMPDIMKLIQKDLSEPYSIYTYRYFIHNWPKLCFLAMHGKECVGAIVCKLDIHRKIIKRGYIAMLAVDIKYRKRKIGSNLVRKAIRAMVEDDADEIVLETEITNRPALRLYENLGFVRDKRLFRYYLNGVDALRLKLWLR, from the exons atggatCACGAACGAAGACAAAATGAGCAAGTTATTGTCGGTAAAGACAAAGTTGAAACAATTTCAGACAATTCACTGCCTGACATTgcaaatatgaatataaaatcacggctaaataataaaaccgaAGATTTAACTGAAGAACCATTAACTAATGGATTACACAATGGTATTTgtaattctcaaaaaaaaaattctgtagaCCACAATCAATTACCTGAAACACAAACGATGGAAACTAGTCATTTACATAAATTGG gTGGAGAAGAGGTAGCATGTGTAGATAGTAAAGATAATGACGTAGAGTACGTGAGTTATACAAATGAACTTCAAATGCCAGATATCATGAAGTTAATTCAAAAAGATCTAAGTGAGCCATATTCTATTTATAcctatagatattttattcataattggCCGAAACTGTGCTTTTTG gcAATGCATGGCAAAGAATGTGTAGGCGCAATTGTCTGTAAACTTGATATCcatcgaaaaattataaaacgtgGTTACATCGCAATGTTAGCAGTAGATATAAAATATAGGAAACGTAAAATAGGCTCAAATTTAGTGAGAAAAGCCATTCGGGCGATGGTCGAAGATGATGCTGATGAAATAGTACTGGAAACGGAAATAACTAATCGACCAGCATTACGACTGTATGAAAATCTTGGATTTGTAAGGGATAAAAGATTATTTCGTTATTATCTAAATGGTGTTGATGCATTAAGACTCAAACTTTGGCTTAgatga
- the LOC103578390 gene encoding inositol-tetrakisphosphate 1-kinase, producing the protein MDKENNIIGYWISEKKQQKLNWKEFKNICEQKGFILKQINLDNNLESQGPFHVFLHKLTDTLALAECGDQNAKKIVTKVQEFLNKYPEMILIDPFENVKNLNNRQKSYEMLHEEIISNDIFVPNSVELKSEIADENLKHLRLSCIKFPFICKPLFAHGSSDAHKMMVIFNEKGLKNCQLPCVAQNFINHNAILYKVFIVGKYFHLVERPSLKNFYPSDCESLNTLFFSSHDISKSGSNSQWSVISKEDKALRIKPNHEIIQDMVTKITKIFGLTLLGVDVVIENHTGKYAIIDVNVFPGYDGYPHFFIHLIETIQVFIDEQRLNHNMHCLILKKCMNDELDSGFESDDKKKQSIK; encoded by the exons AtggataaagaaaataatataattggaTATTGgatatcagaaaaaaaacaacagaaattaaattggaaggaatttaaaaatatctgtgAACAGAAAGGTTTTATATTGAAACAA atcAATCTTGATAATAATCTTGAGTCTCAAGGACCATTCCATGTCTTCCTTCATAAATTAACTGATACTTTAGCATTAGCGGAGTGTGGTGATCAAAAT gccaagaaaattgtaactaaagttcaagaatttttgaataaatatccaGAAATGATATTAATCGATCcttttgaaaatgttaaaaatttaaataatcgtcAGAAATCTTATGAAATGTTACATGAAGAAATTATATCCAATG ATATATTTGTTCCAAATTCAGTTGAATTGAAATCTGAGATTgctgatgaaaatttaaagcaCTTAAGATTATCCtgtattaaatttccttttatttGTAAACCATTATTTGCTCATGGTTCTAGTGATGCTCATAag ATGATGGTAATATTCAACGAAAAAGGTCTAAAGAACTGCCAATTACCATGTGTGgcccaaaattttatcaatcataATGCTATTTTATACAAAGTTTTCATtgttggaaaatattttcatcttGTTGAAAGGCCaagtctaaaaaatttttatccaagTGATTGTGAATCATTGAacacattatttttcagttcaCATGATATTTCAAAGAGTGGTTCTAATTCACAATGGTCAGTGATATCAAAAGAAGATAAAGCATTAAGAATTAAGCCTAATCatgaaataattcaagacATGGTTACAAAGATAACAAAAATCTTTGGACTGACTCTTTTAGGCGTTGATGTTGTAATTGAAAATCATACTGGAAAATATGCGATTATTGATGTCAATGTTTTTCCAGGATATGATGGTTAtccgcatttttttattcatttaattgaaacaattcaagtttttattgatgaaCAACGTTTAAATCATAATATGCATtgcttgatattaaaaaaatgtatgaatgaTGAACTAGATTCTGGATTTGAaagtgatgataaaaaaaaacaatcaataaaataa